One Melopsittacus undulatus isolate bMelUnd1 unplaced genomic scaffold, bMelUnd1.mat.Z mat_scaffold_463_arrow_ctg1, whole genome shotgun sequence DNA window includes the following coding sequences:
- the LOC117438541 gene encoding proteasome assembly chaperone 1-like, giving the protein MATFFGEVVVAPSRAGVDDEESAEEGCEETPEDREIRRELEKKREIDVCWTLKSGVPTESSADELFVCSKLILAIGHNAAAFLSSFILDSVCWEVIGAVKLWNEWCRTSSTTNVLPTDSFCLFYRLISDPTVWLCQCSCYVAEDQQFQWLEKVFGCMRKEGLQVTILSTCPVADYKTQESTLTLPSPFLKALKTKEFKEQVCCPLLEQPNIVRDLPAAVLSYCQVWQIPAVLYQCYTDIIKLDTVTIEAFKPLLSSKVLKSLVKDVSESTKILKKLLITSESHNNIYI; this is encoded by the exons ATGGCGACCTTCTTCGGGGAGGTGGTGGTGGCGCCGTCCCGTGCCGGCGTGGACGATGAGGAGTCGGCGGAGGAGGGTTGCGAGGAGACGCCCGAGGACCGAGAGATCCGCAgggagctggagaagaaaag GGAGATCGACGTCTGCTGGACACTGAAGTCGGGCGTGCCTACGGAAAGCTCTGCCGACGAGCTGTTTGTCTGCTCTAAACTTATACTTGCAATAGGACATAATGCTGCAG ctttcttgtcttcttttatCCTGGATTCTGTATGTTGGGAAGTAATTGGAGCTGTGAAGCTGTGGAATGAGTGGTGTCGAACATCCAGCACAACAAATGTCCTCCCAACAgattctttctgtttgttttatcGCTTAATATCAGATCCAACA gtttggtTATGCCAGTGCAGTTGTTATGTGGCTGAGGATCAGCAGTTCCAGTGGCTTGAAAAG gtttttggTTGTATGCGAAAGGAGGGCTTGCAAGTAACCATTCTTTCAACGTGTCCTGTAGCTGATTACAAAACTCAGGAATCCACTTTAACACTTCCATCTCCCTTTCTGAAAGCCTTGAAGACAAAAGAATTCAAAGAGCAGGTCTGCTGCCCACTGCTGGAACAACCCAACATTGTGCGAGATCTTCCTGCTGCTG TTTTGAGTTATTGTCAAGTGTGGCAGATTCCTGCAGTATTGTATCAGTGTTACACTGATATCATCAAACTGGACACTGTTACAATTGAAGCGTTCAAGCCTCTGCTTTCTTCTAAAGTCCTGAAGAGTTTAGTCAAG GATGTATCTGAAAGCACGAAGATCTTGAAGAAGTTACTGATAACCAGTGAAAGTCACAATAATATCTACATCTAA